One genomic segment of Nilaparvata lugens isolate BPH chromosome Y, ASM1435652v1, whole genome shotgun sequence includes these proteins:
- the LOC120355125 gene encoding uncharacterized protein LOC120355125, which translates to MSSPSFILPDSPPPQRVLNYWQRKAAESCAASSAAAAATASAASPASSSASPLNIRQKQAKRKLTFEEPDVSGEKEEEVLTQSKKRVPEENSSMLPLMEEVRRREEEEAENKMYVETEDLLAIINSRVEKPWTPLRQLVEDTAYPIVGVREITNQHGRHVILKVHLTSVRLTDIYMPERYSRSLTSKVIEHFNKNCKSLCLFVKHVNAFLTDIKIVKCKISKFGI; encoded by the exons ATGAGTTCTCCATCGTTCATCTTACCAGATAGCCCACCCCCGCAGCGTGTGCTCAACTATTGGCAGCGCAAAGCTGCCGAGTCGTGTGCCGCctcttctgctgctgctgccgcTACCGCCTCCGCTGCCTCCCCCGCCTCCTCCTCTGCCTCACCCCTGAA CATCAGGCAGAAGCAGGCGAAGAGGAAATTAACGTTCGAGGAGCCAGATGTTAGCggggaaaaggaggaggaggtgctcactcaatcaaag aaacgtgtgcCGGAAGAGAACTCATCCATGCTACCGCTGATGGAGGAGGTGCGAcgaagggaggaggaggaagcgGAGAACAAGATGTACGTGGAGACGGAGGACTTGCTCGCCATTATAAATAGTCGGGTGGAGAAACCGTGGACGCCTCTCCGGCAGTTGGTGGAGGACACGGCGTACCCCATCGTGGGGGTACGGGAGATCACAAACCAACATGGTCgccatgtaattttaaaagTGCATTTAACATCTGTACGGCTGACGGACATATACATGCCGGAGAGGTATAGCCGCAGTTTGACGTCCAAAgttattgaacattttaacaAAAATTGTAAATCCCTATGTCTGTTTGTGaagcatgttaatgcttttTTGACagacataaaaattgttaagtgCAAAATTAGCAAATTTGGCATTTAA